The following coding sequences lie in one Girardinichthys multiradiatus isolate DD_20200921_A chromosome 13, DD_fGirMul_XY1, whole genome shotgun sequence genomic window:
- the smim12 gene encoding small integral membrane protein 12 codes for MWPVVWTAMRTYAPYVTFPVAFVVGAVGYHLEWFIRGTPKPREEEKGILELREERKLQEQAGKDSTQVLSLKEKLEFTPKAALNRNRAEKS; via the coding sequence ATGTGGCCCGTAGTTTGGACCGCGATGCGGACCTATGCACCTTACGTCACCTTCCCTGTTGCTTTTGTGGTCGGCGCAGTGGGCTACCACCTGGAGTGGTTCATCAGAGGGACCCCTAAACCTCGAGAGGAAGAGAAGGGCATCTTGGAACTGAGGGAGGaaagaaagctgcaggaacaagCGGGAAAAGACAGCACTCAGGTGCTTAGCCTTAAAGAGAAACTGGAGTTCACGCCTAAAGCAGCGCTCAACAGGAACCGAGCTGAGAAGAGCTAA